The Actinomyces lilanjuaniae genome segment CACCCTACCGGCTCCAGGCTGACCGGCTTGCTGAGGCTCTCAACGGCTCCGTCGGAGGGGTGGGGCGCTACCACTGGCTTGCTGAGACGGTGCACAAGTTCCAGGGGAGGGGTGCGAGGGAGATGGTGCTGAGCACCGTGGTGGACGAGACCCGGCTTGGTCACATCAAGCTTCGCTTTGTTGACGACCCCCGACTCATCAACGTCGCTGTCTCCAGGGCCAAGGACCGGTTCGTCCTGGTGACCAACCATGACGAGGTCCCTCGTAGTACCCACATCAAGGCGCTGATCGACTACATCCGTTTCCAGGACCCCGACCAGGTTGTCGACAGTCGTATCGTCTCCGTGTTTGATCTGCTCTATCAGGAGTATTCTCCGCGCCTGGAGCACTTCGCCCGGCGTGTTTACGGCTCGAGCAGGTATAAGTCGGAGAACATCATCGGGACGCGTCTGAATGATATTCTGGCGGAACCGCCATACCAGTACCTCCAGGCCGTGCCCCAGGTGCGCCTCCGGGATCTGCTGCCGGGCACGGACCTTCTTGACGAACGACAGAAGAGGTTCGTCCGCTCGGTGTCCTCGGTTGACTTCGCCGTCTACCACACGGTGACGCGCAGTCTCCTGCTTGCCATCGAGGTCAACGGCACGCGCTTTCACGAGGACAGTCCCGAGCAACGGGAACGAGATAAGATCAAGAAGGCGGTATTGGCTGCCTACGGAGTCAGCGTGCTGCCACTCAGAACCAATGACAGCGGTGAGGAGGAGAAGATCCGCGCGATGCTCGACCAGGTGCTGGCTGGCGAGCAGGCTCACGGCTTCTGACGATCTTCCCTGTGCGTCTGATCTCAGCGGTGCCGAGCGCTGTCCAGCGCCTTGCGCCAGAACGGGTCGTCGCTCCAGCCCTCAGGCATGCCCAGTGCCTGTCGTGGGACATGAGGATACCTGCCGAGGAGGGTAGCCAGCCTGGACGCCCACGTTGACCGGGGACTGACAGTGAAGAGGATCGACTGCAGCGATACCAGGACGAGGTAGAGCCTTCTCTGCTCCGATGACTGCCCGTTGCCGGGACGTTGCCCCGGTGTGCCGGTAAGCCACTGGATGTCTTTGTTTCTTGGGATGACTGGATAGGTGCCAAGAATCCTGTTCCAGAGCCTTTCGTGGTGGGCGCATATGTTTCGTACCCGGACGTAACTCCGTAGCCAGGACTCAAGCACGGTGTCTGTGAGATCGGTGGTCACGGTACGGGCGACCTGCTTCTTTGTCCCAACGCTTTCCCTGGCGCTGTCTCCACCATGGTGTCTGAGAGCGCGGACCTGACGGCTACCTCGAGACGTTCCAGGGCGTCCATGACGAGGAGGCGCAGCTCGCGGTCGAAGATGCAGAGCGTGAGCACGTCGTCAAAGGTCGTGCCCTTCTTGAAGTGGTGGGACTGGTGGCTTGTCTGGAAAGGCAGGGTGCAGGGAGACAGCCGGTAGTAGCCGATGCGCCGCAGGTACCTCTTGGCTCGGTCGTGGTCAGGAACGAGCAGGCCGCGTTCCTCGTACAGTGTTATGAGCTCGTCGTGGGATAGAGCGGGCTTGGCGTAGGTGCGGTGCTGCGCAGACTGCATAGTGGGTGTGAGGGGTAAAAGTAAGACCTCCCAGTTTGGGCGGGTCCGAGGACGAGAAGCCTGGGAGGTGTAGCGCTGTCAGGCTACACCAGGTCCTGTGCTGTGTCAGATGACGGCGCGGCTTGTCGCGGGTGCTTGCGGGAGGGGCCGGGTGCTGGAGGAGCGGCCTCGCACCCACACGCACCGGTCCCAGCGTAGTCCGCAGAAACATGCGAATCTCTCAATTCTCCTCGGCTCCGGTGGAGAAGCCGTCCCTGTTCCCCGCGATCACCATGCACCCGAAGATGTGCAACCTGCCCAGTACCTACCCGGTACCCGTGGCTACCTGCCGGGGCCGCCTCAGTCTCTGGCTGGTGCCCGGAGCTCCCAGGACTCCTGGGTTCCTCTGCGTCCCCGGGTACGATCAGGCCGTGCCACCACGCCGACGCATCGACCCCGCCGCTGGCGCCCAGGCCCTGCGCCAGTGGGCCGCCCAGGCGCAGCCGGACGCCCCTGCGGGTGAGGACGCCGCGCAACTCTGGCAGCAGCGGATGCCCGAGCGCCAGGTCACCGCGACCGCCGTGCGCTACACCCTGGAGGAGCTGGCCGCCCGCGCCCCCGGGCGCGCCGTGGAGGTGCGGGTCCCGCCCTTCGGCGTCACCCAGGCCGTGGCGGGCACCGTCCACCGCCGGGGGACTCCGCCCTCCGTGGTCGAGACCGACGCCCCCACCTGGCTGGCCCTGGCCACCGGGACTTTGACCTGGCCCCAGGCCCTGGCCTCGGGGGCGCTGCACGCCTCCGGGGAGCGCTGTGACCTGTCGCCCTACCTTCCCCTGCTGCGGATGTGAGGCCGCGCCCCCACGGGCTCGTCCCGCCTGGCCGCGCGACGTGGGAGACTGGGGGCGTGCACACTGGTGAGATGGACTCCCCTCCTGCGGAGGAGTGCGGCGTTTTCGGAGTCTGGGCACCCGGGGAGGAGGTCTCCCGGCTGACCTACTTCGGCCTGTACGCCCTGCAGCACCGGGGCCAGGAGGCTGCGGGGATCG includes the following:
- a CDS encoding Abi family protein, which encodes MTTDLTDTVLESWLRSYVRVRNICAHHERLWNRILGTYPVIPRNKDIQWLTGTPGQRPGNGQSSEQRRLYLVLVSLQSILFTVSPRSTWASRLATLLGRYPHVPRQALGMPEGWSDDPFWRKALDSARHR
- a CDS encoding Abi family protein, translating into MQSAQHRTYAKPALSHDELITLYEERGLLVPDHDRAKRYLRRIGYYRLSPCTLPFQTSHQSHHFKKGTTFDDVLTLCIFDRELRLLVMDALERLEVAVRSALSDTMVETAPGKALGQRSRSPVP
- a CDS encoding sterol carrier family protein codes for the protein MPPRRRIDPAAGAQALRQWAAQAQPDAPAGEDAAQLWQQRMPERQVTATAVRYTLEELAARAPGRAVEVRVPPFGVTQAVAGTVHRRGTPPSVVETDAPTWLALATGTLTWPQALASGALHASGERCDLSPYLPLLRM